The Amycolatopsis coloradensis sequence AGCCGCGAATCCTTGCGCCGGTAGTCGCCGACGTCGGCCGCGGCGGCCTCGGCGAGCGTGCTGGTCAGGTGCTGCCGGTCGGCCGGGCTGAGCGAACGCGACGCCGCCATCTCGGCGGCGCCGGTCTCCAGGACGTGCCGCAGGCCGAGCGCGTCCTCCAGCGTGGCGTTGTCGACCTTCCGCCCGTCGGCGGCGGGCGGGTCGGGCAGGACGTCGTTGACGAACGTGCCGCCGTACCGCCCGCGCCGTGACTCGACGTAACCCGCGTCGGACAGCGCGCGGATGGCCTCGCGCAACGTCACCCGGCTGACCCCGAGCCGCTCGGCGAGCTCGCGTTCCGAAGGCAGCCGCTCCCCCGCGCCCACCACGCCCAGGCGGATCGCCTGGAGCAGCCTTTCGACGGTCTCCTCGAAGGCGTTGCCCGCGCGCACCGGGCGGAACAGCGCGTCACCCGCGTTCGCGACCGTGCTCGACTCCACCCTTCGAGTTTAGGCGGCCCGCAATTCGTCCTCCGGACGCGGGAGTCAGCACTCGATGACGTTCACGGCGAGGCCGCCGCGCGCGGTCTCCTTGTACTTCACGCTCATGTCGGCACCGGTCTCGCGCATGGTCTTGATCGCCTTGTCCAGCGTCACGACGTGCGAACCGTCGCCGCGCATCGCCATCCGCGCCGCGTGGATCGCCTTGGACGCGCCGACGGCGTTGCGTTCGATGCACGGGATCTGCACCAGGCCGCCGACCGGGTCGCAGGTCAGCCCCAGGTGGTGCTCGACGCCGATTTCGGCGGCGTTCTCCACCTGTGCGGGCGAGCCACCGAGCACCTCGGTGAGCCCGGCGGCGGCCATGGCGCTGGCCGAACCGACCTCACCCTGACAGCCGACCTCGGCGCCCGAGATCGACCCCGTCTGCTTCAGGATCGAGCCGATCGCGCCCGCGGTGAGCATGAACGTCACGATGCCGTCGTCCGACGCGCCCCGGATGAACCGCTGGTAGTAGTGCAGGACCGCCGGGATGATCCCCGCCGCGCCGTTGGTCGGCGCGGTGACGACGCGGCCACCCGCGGCGTTCTCCTCGTTGACCGCCAGCGCGTACAGGCTCACCCAGTCCATCGCGTACAGCGGGTCGCCGACGCCGTCCTCGGCGAGCAGCTTCTCGTGCAACGCCTTCGCGCGGCGCGGCACCTTCAGCCCGCCCGGCAGGACACCTTCGTGCTCGCAGCCATTGCGCACGCACTCCACCATGACCTGCCAGATCTCCAGCAGGCCCTCGCGGACCTCCTCACGCGTGCGCCACGAAAGCTCGTTGCGCAGCATGATCTCGCTGATCGGCAGCCCGGTGTCCTCGCAGTGCTTCAGCAGATCCGCGCCGGTGCGGAACGGGAACTCCAGTTTCGTCGAGTCCTCGACGACGACAGTGTCGGTCTCGTAGGACTCATCGCGCACGAACCCGCCGCCGACGGAGTAGTAGGTGCGCTCGCGCAGCACCTTCC is a genomic window containing:
- a CDS encoding L-serine ammonia-lyase, with protein sequence MAISVFDLFSIGIGPSSSHTVGPMRAALTFVDGLAADGDLAATARVQSELFGSLGATGFGHGSDKAVLLGLSGERPEEIDTGTVPGKIAEIRESCLLKLRGEHEIVFTEDTDLTMHRRKSLPAHPNGMIFRAFGADGKVLRERTYYSVGGGFVRDESYETDTVVVEDSTKLEFPFRTGADLLKHCEDTGLPISEIMLRNELSWRTREEVREGLLEIWQVMVECVRNGCEHEGVLPGGLKVPRRAKALHEKLLAEDGVGDPLYAMDWVSLYALAVNEENAAGGRVVTAPTNGAAGIIPAVLHYYQRFIRGASDDGIVTFMLTAGAIGSILKQTGSISGAEVGCQGEVGSASAMAAAGLTEVLGGSPAQVENAAEIGVEHHLGLTCDPVGGLVQIPCIERNAVGASKAIHAARMAMRGDGSHVVTLDKAIKTMRETGADMSVKYKETARGGLAVNVIEC
- a CDS encoding FadR/GntR family transcriptional regulator; amino-acid sequence: MESSTVANAGDALFRPVRAGNAFEETVERLLQAIRLGVVGAGERLPSERELAERLGVSRVTLREAIRALSDAGYVESRRGRYGGTFVNDVLPDPPAADGRKVDNATLEDALGLRHVLETGAAEMAASRSLSPADRQHLTSTLAEAAAADVGDYRRKDSRLHLAIAEVTASGSLTTAMADARMRVNQLLDMIPLLEPNLEHSNAQHEAIVDAILAGDAEAARRAMTEHVEGTASLLRAFLA